A single window of Nicotiana sylvestris chromosome 5, ASM39365v2, whole genome shotgun sequence DNA harbors:
- the LOC138869652 gene encoding uncharacterized protein produces MPRDKRFRYPKWFNGAPSGGRGFYSRYSGHQDQISGQQPAILRGCFEYGDLGHVRRFYPRLRGKIVQQGSQPMIIVPAAAPVVRPPRGRGQVSRGRPSGGGPSGGGHSGEIQSVGIPARFYAFSAIPDTVASNVVIIGIISICGRDASVLFDPGSTYSYVSSLFTHFLGVPRESLGTLVYVSTPVGDSVIVDQIYWSCIMTFCGYETRAGLLLLDMTDFEVILGIDWLSPYHAILDFHAKTVTLTMPELPRLEWKGSFNCAPNRIIYFIKARHMVDKGYLAYVRL; encoded by the exons ATGCCGCGGGACAAGCGGTTTCGATATCCTAAATGGTTCAATGGTGCTCCTTCTgggggtagag GGTTCTACAGTAGGTATTCAGGCCATCAAGATCAGATTTCAGGTCAGCAACCCGCCATTCTAAGAGGTTGTTTCGAGTATGGGGACCTTGGTCACGTGAGAAGGTTCTACCCTAGGCTTCGGGGCAAGATAGTACAACAGGGTTCTCAGCCTATGATTATAGTACCAGCTGCCGCACCAGTCGTCCGACCGCCTAGAGGTAGAGGGCAGGTGAGTAGGGGTCGTCCTTCAGGTGGAGGTCCATCAGGTGGAGGCCATTCGGGTGAAATCCAATCAGTTGGCATCCCAGCTAGGTTCTATGCTTTCTCAGCTATACCAGACACAGTGGCCTCAAATGTTGTGATCATTGGTATTATTTCTATTTGTGGTAGGGATGCTTCggtactatttgatccagggtctacatattcatatgtgtcatctctgtttACACATTTCCTAGGTGTTCCTCGCGAGTCCTTGGGTActcttgtatatgtgtccacTCCAGTAGGCGATTCTGTTATTGTGGATCAGATCTATTGGTCCTGTATCATGACTTTCTGTGGTTACGAGACTAGAGCAGGTcttttgttgcttgatatgaccgactttgaggtcatcctgggcatagattggttgtctccatatcacgccatccttgatttccatgccaagactgttacattGACAATGCCAGAGTTGCCTAGATTAGAGTGGAAAGGTTCATTTAACTGTGCACCTAATCGGATCATCTATTTTATAAAGGCTCGACACATGGTCGATAAgggttatttggcttatgttcggtTGTAG